One region of Limisphaerales bacterium genomic DNA includes:
- a CDS encoding PQQ-dependent sugar dehydrogenase, producing MKSLASITRLVSALFALAVLGNVSAEIPALKLVNAYPNLKFKRPLWLEQLPDGRTFLLEQRGKVLVLPKHANGKQTTTFFDIEKRKPYVKDEEGLLGMAFHPQFAKNGKVYMFYSAHEPLRSIVSEFKVGKDGTVDLGTERKLLTIERPFWNHDGGCILFGPDGKLYITHGDGGSREDPNDNGQNLATLRGTILRIDVDAPTRARPYGIPKDNPFVNRKGARGEIWAYGLRNVWRMSFDSATGDFWAADVGQDYWEEVNLIVKGGNYGWRTREGFHESPSKKGGLLTTKHKNPEKLLDPVIEYPHTPGLAKKSKFDQHSHGLSITGGYVYRGKKIPALRGAYVYGDYRTGTVWAFKQTGGKVTEYKAVVKPNALRLIASFGEDNAGEQYLLSLGGTVYRLEAE from the coding sequence ATGAAATCCCTTGCTTCCATCACTCGACTGGTGTCGGCGCTATTTGCGCTGGCGGTTTTGGGCAATGTTTCCGCGGAGATCCCCGCGCTGAAACTGGTGAATGCCTATCCCAACCTGAAATTCAAGCGGCCGCTCTGGCTGGAGCAGCTGCCCGACGGGCGGACGTTCCTACTCGAGCAACGCGGTAAGGTGCTGGTGCTGCCGAAGCATGCCAACGGCAAACAGACGACGACGTTTTTCGACATCGAAAAGCGCAAGCCGTACGTGAAGGATGAGGAGGGGCTGCTCGGCATGGCGTTCCATCCGCAGTTCGCGAAGAACGGCAAGGTGTACATGTTTTATTCGGCGCACGAACCGCTGCGCAGCATCGTGAGCGAATTCAAAGTCGGCAAAGACGGCACGGTGGATCTCGGCACCGAACGCAAGTTGCTGACGATTGAACGGCCGTTTTGGAATCACGACGGCGGTTGCATCCTCTTCGGGCCGGACGGCAAGCTCTACATCACCCACGGCGACGGCGGCAGTCGCGAGGATCCGAACGACAATGGCCAAAACTTAGCCACGCTGCGCGGCACCATCCTGCGCATTGACGTGGACGCGCCGACCCGCGCGCGGCCTTACGGCATCCCGAAGGACAACCCCTTTGTAAATCGCAAAGGCGCCCGCGGCGAGATTTGGGCGTACGGCCTGCGCAATGTGTGGCGCATGAGTTTCGACAGCGCGACCGGCGATTTTTGGGCGGCGGATGTCGGCCAGGATTATTGGGAGGAAGTAAACCTCATCGTGAAGGGCGGCAACTACGGCTGGCGAACGCGCGAGGGTTTCCACGAGAGCCCCAGCAAAAAGGGCGGCCTCTTGACCACCAAGCACAAGAATCCCGAGAAGCTCTTGGACCCGGTAATTGAATATCCGCACACGCCGGGATTGGCGAAAAAATCGAAGTTTGATCAACACAGCCACGGCCTCAGCATCACCGGCGGCTACGTGTACCGCGGCAAAAAGATCCCCGCGCTGCGTGGTGCCTATGTGTACGGCGATTATCGCACCGGCACGGTTTGGGCGTTCAAGCAAACCGGCGGCAAGGTGACCGAGTACAAGGCGGTGGTGAAGCCCAACGCCCTGCGCCTCATCGCCAGCTTCGGCGAGGACAACGCCGGCGAGCAATATCTCCTCAGCCTCGGCGGCACCGTCTACCGCTTGGAAGCGGAGTAA